The Acidimicrobiales bacterium genome contains the following window.
CGCGCCGGGCGCGCTGGTCGCCGACGCCGCAGCCCTGCTCGCCGCGCTCGACGCCGGCGAGGGTCCCCCCGAGTTGACCTCCGGGCGTCGACGGTGGCTGCGCGCCCAGGTGGTGGGCCTGCACACCAGCGCCCGCAAGCTGGCCGGTGAGGCCATCGGCTACGCCGACGAGGTCGAGTGGTGCTACGGCGTCCGACCCGGCCCGATCGACGAGGAGACCTTCGCCGCCGCCCACGCCCGCCTCGACGGGGTGCTACCCGGCACCGGCCCCCTCGCCGAGCGCTCCATCGCCTGGCGCGAGTCCCAGGCCGTGCCCGTCGACGTGCTCCCCTCGGCCCTCGCGTCGTTGGCCGAGGACTTCCGGGAGCGCACCGACCGCGCCTTCGGGCTGCCCGACGGGGAGCACGTCGAGTGGGAGCTGGCCACCGATCAGCCGTGGTCCGGCTTCAACTACTACCTGGGGGGCCTGCGCAGCCGGGTGGCCATCAACACCGACCTCCCCGTGCTGTCGCCGACGCTCGCCCACCTCGTGGCCCACGAGGCCTACCCGGGGCACCACACCGAGCACTCCCGCAAGGAGGCGGGGCTCGTCCGCCGTCGCGGTTGGCAGGAGGAGACCATCTTCCTCGTCGGCACCCCCCAGTGCCTGGTGGCCGAAGGCCTCGCCGACCTCGGGCTCGAGGTGATCGCCGGCGAGCGACCCGAGGAGGTCGTCGCCGGACACCTGCGCCCCCTCGGCATCCCCTACGACCCGGAGGTCGTCGCCGCGGTGAGCGAGGCCGGCGAGGCCCTCAACGCCGTGCGGGCCAACGTGGCGTGGAAGCTCCACGTCGACGGCGTCGCCGTCGACGATGCCGTGGCCTACGCCGAGCGCTGGGCGCTCCTGCCGCGGGCCCGCGCCGAGAAGGCCGTCGAGTTCCTGACCTCGCCGACGTGGCGGGCCTACATCTCCTGCTACGTCGAGGGCCTCCCTCTGTGCCGCGCCTACGTCGCCGGCGACCCGAACCGCTTCGCCACGTTGCTCACCGAGCAGGTCGTGCCGGCCGATCTCGCCGCCTGACTCGAAGCTTCCGGTCCGTGGCACTCCCGGACTACGCTGTGGCGGCACAACATCCCAGAACCCTTCGAAAGGCCGTTTCGATGAAGCGCATCCTCGGCGTCGTCGCCGCCCTCACTCTCGTGCTCACGGCGGGGGTGGTGAGCACCGGTTCCGCCGGCGCGCAGGCCACCTCGACCCCCGTGGTGCCGCTGCTCCAGGTCATCGATCTCGCCGAGGTGCTCGAGCCCGTCGCGGGAGTGGCGGACATCTACGTCGTGCACGGGCTGAACCTCGACGGCCAGTCGGCCCAGGGTGACGGCGGCACCGCGGTCACGGTGTGCGCTGACGGCGACCAGCTGCTCACCGACTTCCAGTTCGGTGACATCGCCGGTCCCGTGGCCCTGCCCTGGAACGCAGAGGTGTCCGTCGAGGTGTACGTCGGTGCCGACGTCGCCTGCGGCTCGGCCACCCCGGTGATCACCCAGGCCGTCACCGTCCCCGAGGTCGCGGCGGCGTCCCTCGTCGCCACCGCCGGCCCCGGCGCCGCCCCTGCGCTCCTCCCCGTCGTCCTCGACGTCGAGACTCCCCTCGGCTGCGGCCTCATCGAGGTGATCCCCGAGGAGTCCTTCTCGAGCCCGCAGGGCGACGTGCCGGAAGGGCGCCTGGGTGCCGTGCACGCCGCGGCGGCCGGCACGGTGGCCGCGACCGTCGACGACAAGCCGCTGGGCGACCTCGGCTTCGGTGACAGCTTCTTCGCCGACATCGTCGCCGGCACGTTCAGCGTCGAGGTCACCCTCGGAGGCACCCCCATCGTGGGCCCGCTCGACGTGACGGTTGAACCGTGCACCCTCGCGGTGGCCTACGTGGTCGGCAACCAGCCCCTCGCCGCTCCGGTCGTCCCGCCGACCGAGCCCCCGGCGGCGGCCGCCGTCACCGCCAGGCCCGCCTTCACCGGCTGAGCCCGGCTCGACAGGTTCCGTTTCGCAAGGGCCCCGGCGGTCGACGCCGGGGCCCTAGCGCGTCCCGGCCCGGTGTCGGCGTTTCGTTCCGGTCCCGGTGCCGCCGTAGGGTCGTGGACCGCGGCGGCCGGTGGCCGAGCCGCCCCCATCCGCCGGAGGACCAGATGCGCAACCCGAAGGACTTCTTCCGACCTCTCGCCCTCGGCGCGCCCGAGCCGCTCCGCGAGATCCCCGTCAAGCCGTCGCGGATGATCCACTTCTTCCCGCCGTCGAACCCCAAGATGGTCGCCAAGGTCGCCGACATCGTCCCGACCGTCGACGTGTTGCTCGCCAACCTCGAGGACGGGGTGCCGGCCGCCGACAAGGAAGCCGCTCGCGCCGGCCTCGTCGAGGTCGGCCGGGGCACCGACTTCGGCCGGACCCAGTTCTGGACCCGTGTGAACTCCCTCGACTCGCCCTGGTGCCTCGACGACCTCCAGGCCGCGGTCCTCGAGGTCGGCGACGTCCTCGACGTCGTGATGGTGCCCAAGGTCGAGGGACCCGAGGACATCCACTACGTCGACCGGCTCCTGGCCCAGCTCGAGGCGAAGGCCGGTCTCGACCGGCCCATCCTCGTGCACGCCATCCTCGAGACCGCCCGGGGCGTGGCCAACGTCGAGGAGATCTGTGCCGCCAGCCCTCGCATGCAGGGCCTCTCCCTCGGGCCCGCCGACCTCGCCGCCAACCGCCGGATGAAGACCACCCGGGTCGGCGGGGGGCACCCCGGCTACCTGGTGCGCCAGGACCCCGTGGACGGCGACATCGACGGCCCCCGCACCGTGTACCAGCAGGACCTCTGGCACTACACCATCGCCCGCATGGTCGACGCCTGCGTGGCCAACGGGATCCTGGCGTACTACGGGCCGTTCGGGGACATCAAGGACGTGGTGGCCTGCGAGGACCAGTTCCGCAACGCCTTCCTGCTCGGGTGTGTCGGGGCGTGGAGCCTCCACCCCGTCCAGATCGGCATCGCCAAGCGGGTGTTCAGCCCCGACCCCGCCGACGTCACCCACGCCCGAAGGGTCATCGAGGCCATGGGCGACGGGACGGGCGCCCTGATGCTCGACGGGAAGATGGAGGACGACGCCTCCGTCAAGCAGTGCCGGGTGATGGTCGAGCTGGCCACCTCCCTCGCCGCCGACGACCCAGAGCTCGCCGCCGCCTACGGGCTCTGATCCGACGCCGTCCCGGAACGACGACGCGCCCCGCGACCCCGAGGAGAACCACGATGACCTCTGCCCTGCGCCCCCGCCGCTCGGCGCTCTACATGCCCGGCGCCAACGAGCGGGCACTCGAGAAGGCCAAGGGGCTGCCCGCCGACGCCCTGATCCTCGACCTCGAGGACGCGGTCGCCCCCGACGCCAAGGCCGACGCCCGCGACCGGGTGTGCGCCGCGGTGCGGTCGGGTGAGTACGGCGCCAAGGAGTTGACCATCCGCATCAACGGGCTCGGCACCGAATGGCATGACGCCGACCTCGCCGCCGCGGCGGCCGCCGGGCCGCACGGGATCGTCGTGCCCAAGGTCGACTCCGCCGACGAGGTGCGCGCCCTCGTGGCAGCCCTCGATGCCGCCGGCGCCCCGGACCACACCGCGTTGTGGGCCATGCTCGAGACCCCCCGTGCCGTGCTCTCGGCCGCCGACATCGCCGCGGCGTCGCCCCGCCTCACCGTGCTCGTGATGGGGACCAACGACCTCGCCAAGGAGCTCCACGCCCAGCACGTGCCCGGGCGCGAACCCCTCCGGTACGGGCTGCAGGCCTGCCTGGTGGCGGCCCGGTCGGCCGGGAAGGTGATCCTCGACGGGGTGTACAACGACGTGAAGGACGATGAGGGGTTCCGGGCCGAGTGCGTCGAGGGTCGCCGGTTCGGCTTCGACGGCAAGACGCTCATCCATCCGAGCCAGGTCGAGCCGTGCAACGACGTCTTCGCACCCGACGAGTCCGAGGTGGCCTCGGCGCAGGAGATCATCGCCGCCTTCGAAGAGGCCACCGCCGCGGGCCGGGGGGTCGTGACGGTGAACGGCCGCATGATCGAGAACCTCCACGTCGAGGACGCCCGACGGGTGCTGGCCCAGGCCGAGGCCATCGTCGCGCTCGACGCCTGACGCGTCGCGGAACCCGTCCCCCCCGTCGGCCTACGCTCGCCGGGTGATCTCCGGCGACGCCCGCCCGAGCGACGACGAGCCGACGATCGCGGCGTTCGGCGACGGGGACGTCGCCGCCTCGGTCGTGTCGATGTCGCAGCGCCATCCCGAGGGCCTCGACGCCGACTACCTCGAGTGGCACGTGCTCGACCACCTGCCCGAGCAGTACCGCCTGACCGGCCTCCGGCTCGGGCAGCGCTGGGTCTCCACCCCCGCCTGCCGGGCCGCCCGCGCCGTGTCGGAACCCCCCTTCGACGCCGTCGACCACGTCGTGCAGTACCTCTTCGCCGAGCCCGTCGGCCCGGCGCTCGACGCCTTCTTCCCCCTCGGCGGCGCGCTCCGGCGCATCGGGCGCATGCCCATGCTCCTGCCCCGGGTGATGGTCGGCGGGTGGGAGCTGGTCGGCGCCCGGGCCGCGCCCCGGGTTCTCGTCGGCGCGTCGGTCGTGCCGTGGCGACCGGCCACCGGGGTGTACGCCATCGTCGAACGGATCCGGGGCCCCGTCCCCGGGGGCGGGCTCGACGAACTCGTGGCCGTGCCCGGGGTGGCCGGGGCGTGGTGCTGGGCGGGAGCGGAGCCCCGCCACGAGCGCCTCGACTCCACCGCCGGGCTCGGGCTCACGGTCTGCCACCTGGACGGCGATCCGATCGCCGTGGCGGGCGCCATGGGTGAGGTGATGGACCGTCGGGGTGCCGATGGCGCGCTGGTGGCGCTGCTGGCCGCGCCGTTCGAGCTCGTGCGGGCGGGGGAGTGGGACCGGTGCCTCCCGTGACTCGCACCGGTGGCCGGGTGCGCGACGTCCGGCCGACGCGCCCGCCGAGCCGGCGAGGGGGCTCCGCAGGCGGAGCCATCGAGCGGCGACGTTCACCGCGAGGTCGGGAGCTCCCAGAACTGCAGCTCGCACATCATCGGCAGGAGGAAGCCGACGTAGATCGAGTGGATCTTCACGACGCCGTGGTCGTCCTCGATCACGTCGATCAGGTCGACCCGTGGATCGGCCTCGCGGAACGCCGCCGCACGATCACGCGCCGCGTGGAGCTCGTCGATCGACCCGACCGCGAAGCCGTAGTGGTCCATCCGGGCGCCGTGCATCGGGTGGTCGTCCGCGATCAGGAAGATGAACTGGTCCCAGTGCCCGCAGCTGTACACGAGGCGGTGGCGGTCGACGGTCATCGTCGGGAGCTCCTCGAACCCGAACACCTCGCTGAAGAAGCGGGTGAGGTCGTCGCGGTCGGTGCCCTCCAGCAGCCCGGCGTCCACGCTCATGGCCACGTGGTTGAAGCGGGGGTGACCGGTCGGGAAGAGCTCGCTCATCGGGGAGCCCCCAGTCGTCGGGCGGCGCGGGGTGGGACGACCATGGCCTTGGCGGCGAGGTCGCCCCTGGCGAGCGCGGTCATGGTGTCGACGAGCCGGTCGAGCGGCGCATCGTCGGGTTCGAGGAGGAGGTCGAGGGGGAAGCCGTCGCTCGCCAGGAGTGCCAGGGCCGCCTCGAAACCTCCTTCGTCGTAGACGAACGAGCCGCACACGCTCAGCTCGTTGAGCAGCATCCGGTTCGGGTCGAAGGTGGGTGCCTCGATGCCCGCGCCGACCATGACGAGGCGCCCGCCTCGGGCCAGCTGGCAGAAGCCGGCCTCCATCGCCGCTCGCTTCCCCGAGCACTCCAGCACGACGTGCACGGCGTCGTCGGCGATGCGATCCGGCTCCCACTGCGGGAAGACCTCGAGGTCGTCGGGATGGCGCACCCGGTCGGCCCCCAAGGCGATCGCGAGCTCCCGGCGCCGCTCGCCGGGCTCGACCACGGTGACGGGCCCGAGCCCCTCGGCCACGAGCGCCGCCACCGACAGCGCACCGATGGGGCCGGCACCCATGACCATGACCGAGTCCTCGGGACCGATCTCGCCGCGGGTGATGCCGTGGAGGGCCACCGCCATCGGCTCGGCGAGCGCCGCGGCACGGCGGGAGAGCCCGGGCGGCACCCGCAGGAGCTGGCGGTGGTCGACGAGGACGTAGTCGGCGAACCCTCCGTCGAGCGCGGGGCCCTCCGACATCGAGCGGCCCCGGTTCTCGCACTGCGAGGGCCGACCCTCGCGGCAGCGTCGGCAGCTCCCGCACCGGGGGCTCGGCCCCCCGACCACTTCGTCGCCGGGGACCCAGCCGTCCACCCCGGGACCGACGCTGGCCACGACGCCTGTCCACTCGTGGCCCTCGACGCGACCGGCGGTGCCCCACCCCTCGAGGATCATGTGGATGTCGGAGCCGCAGATCCCGCAGTGCCCGACCTCGACGAGCACCTGGCCCTCTGCGGGTCGGGGCACGGGACGCTGCTCGACGGCGACCTCGCCTGGGCGGACGTACACCGCGCTCGACATCGTGGTCGGGATCTCGCCCATGGGCCCCCCTCGCGCCGACCGGCACCCCCGCCGCGTCAGCTCCCCTCCATGCTAGATCTGCGAACTGTTGAGTGTTCCGCGCGCCGAGGCGAGCNNNNNNNNNNNNNNNNCTGAACACTCAACAGTTCGGGAAAAGGGGGGCTACTTGGCGTTGTCGAGCATGCGGCGGGCGATGACCTTCAGGCACAGGGTCTCGTCGGCCCCCTCGAAGATCGACAGCACCCGGGCGTCGACGAAGTACCGGCTCACCGCGTACTCCTCGGCGTAGCCGAAGCCGCCGTGGATCTGCATCGCCTCGCGCGTCACCCACTCGGCGGCCTTGCAGACGTAGGCCTTCACCATCGACGCCTCGAGCTGGCCCTGGCCCCGGGCCATCAGCCTCGCCACCTCGTAGCCGAACTGCCGGCCGGCCTGGATGAGCACGACCATCCGGCCGAGCTTGGCCCGGGTGAGCTGGTAGTCGGCGATGGGGTGTCCGAACACCACTCGGTCCAGGGCGTACTGGTGGGCGTCCTCGTAGGCGGCCTGCATCACCCCGACGGCCCGGGCGGCGGTCTGGAGGCGGCCGTTCTCGAAGCCGGCCATCTGGTAGTAGAAGCCCTTCCCCAGCCCGTCGTCCCCGCCGACCTGGTTGGCGGCCGAGACGAACCAGTCCTCGAGGGCGATCTCGTAGGAGTGCATGCCCCGGTAGCCGATCGTGTCGATCGCCCGCCCCTCCATCGTCCCTCCGCCGGCCGCACCGCCGTCGGCGCCGGCCTCCTGCACGAACGAGAACCCGTGTCCCTCCCCGCGGGGCTTGGGCACCACGAACATCGACAGGCCCCGGTGGGTCTTCGACTTGTCGGGGTCGGTGCGGGCCAGGAACATCAGGGCGTCGGCGCGGGCACCGAACGTGCACCAGGTCTTCACCCCGTTGAGCAGCCAACCCCCCTCGGTGGGGGTGGCGCTGCACGTCACGCCGGCGACGTCGGAGCCGTAGTCGGGTTCGGTGACGGCGACGGCGGCCATGACCTCGGCCGACGCCAGCTTCGGCAGCCAGTGCGCCTTCTGCTCCTCGGTCCCGCCGGCCAGCAGGGCGCGGGTGAGGATCTCGGGACGGGTGATGAGCGAGCCCCCCGCCCCGAGCGAGGCCCGCGACAGCTCCTCGGTGGCGACGACCATCCCGATGTACTCGCTCTCCCCGCCCTCGCTGAACCCGTCGTACTCGACGGGCACGCTGAGACCGAACCCGCCCATCTCGGCCAGGCCCTGGATCAGGTCCTCGGGGATGTCGGCGTTGTGGCGGTGGATGTGCTCGGCGACCGGGGCGATCTTCTCGGTGGCGAAGCGACGGAACGTGTCCTGCACCATCTCGAAGTCGCCGTCGAGGTGACGGGGACCGGGAGCGTCGGCCAACGCCGCCAGGAACTCCGGCGCCCGGTAGGCGGCCACGAAGGCACGGGTCGCGTCGAGCACGCCGGGCTCGACACCCCACTCGGCCTCGCGCCCGAACAGCTTGGGGGCCAGCTCGGCCACGGCGTCGGCGACGTAGGCGCAGGCGATACGGGCCTCGAGCTCACCGTTGGTGCCGTAGGCGAGCATGGCCCGGCCGGTCTCGACGGTGGCGGCGGCATGGGCCAGGTCGTACGTCAGCACCTGGTGGGCGTCGGGATCGCCGAGCTCGGCGAGTCGTGTGGTGCAGGCGGCGACGATGCCGTGGGCGGTGTCGATGACGGCAGCGGCGGCGGTGAGATCCGGTTCGGTCACGGTCATGAGCTGAGGTTACCTACCGGTAGCTTCTGTCACGAGATCGAGCCCGGGCCCGCCGCGGGCCCGCGACGAGGAGAGACCCATGACCGTGATCGACCGTCCCTTCGGCCGCCACTTCGAGGACTTCGAGGTGGGCGACGTCTACCGCCACTGGCCCGGCAAGACCATCACCGAGGCCGACGACCACCTCTTCTGCATGATCACGATGAACCACCACCCGACGCACACCAACAACTGGTACGCGGAGAACGAGTCGCCGATGGGTCGTCCCCTGGTCGTCGGCAACCTCGTCTACTCCCTCGTCCTGGGCATGAGCGTGCCCGACGTCAGCGGGGCGGCCATCGCCAACCTCGAGGTGGAGAGCCTCAAGCACGCCAA
Protein-coding sequences here:
- a CDS encoding acyl-CoA/acyl-ACP dehydrogenase, with the translated sequence MTVTEPDLTAAAAVIDTAHGIVAACTTRLAELGDPDAHQVLTYDLAHAAATVETGRAMLAYGTNGELEARIACAYVADAVAELAPKLFGREAEWGVEPGVLDATRAFVAAYRAPEFLAALADAPGPRHLDGDFEMVQDTFRRFATEKIAPVAEHIHRHNADIPEDLIQGLAEMGGFGLSVPVEYDGFSEGGESEYIGMVVATEELSRASLGAGGSLITRPEILTRALLAGGTEEQKAHWLPKLASAEVMAAVAVTEPDYGSDVAGVTCSATPTEGGWLLNGVKTWCTFGARADALMFLARTDPDKSKTHRGLSMFVVPKPRGEGHGFSFVQEAGADGGAAGGGTMEGRAIDTIGYRGMHSYEIALEDWFVSAANQVGGDDGLGKGFYYQMAGFENGRLQTAARAVGVMQAAYEDAHQYALDRVVFGHPIADYQLTRAKLGRMVVLIQAGRQFGYEVARLMARGQGQLEASMVKAYVCKAAEWVTREAMQIHGGFGYAEEYAVSRYFVDARVLSIFEGADETLCLKVIARRMLDNAK
- a CDS encoding CoA ester lyase, whose amino-acid sequence is MRNPKDFFRPLALGAPEPLREIPVKPSRMIHFFPPSNPKMVAKVADIVPTVDVLLANLEDGVPAADKEAARAGLVEVGRGTDFGRTQFWTRVNSLDSPWCLDDLQAAVLEVGDVLDVVMVPKVEGPEDIHYVDRLLAQLEAKAGLDRPILVHAILETARGVANVEEICAASPRMQGLSLGPADLAANRRMKTTRVGGGHPGYLVRQDPVDGDIDGPRTVYQQDLWHYTIARMVDACVANGILAYYGPFGDIKDVVACEDQFRNAFLLGCVGAWSLHPVQIGIAKRVFSPDPADVTHARRVIEAMGDGTGALMLDGKMEDDASVKQCRVMVELATSLAADDPELAAAYGL
- a CDS encoding alcohol dehydrogenase catalytic domain-containing protein → MGEIPTTMSSAVYVRPGEVAVEQRPVPRPAEGQVLVEVGHCGICGSDIHMILEGWGTAGRVEGHEWTGVVASVGPGVDGWVPGDEVVGGPSPRCGSCRRCREGRPSQCENRGRSMSEGPALDGGFADYVLVDHRQLLRVPPGLSRRAAALAEPMAVALHGITRGEIGPEDSVMVMGAGPIGALSVAALVAEGLGPVTVVEPGERRRELAIALGADRVRHPDDLEVFPQWEPDRIADDAVHVVLECSGKRAAMEAGFCQLARGGRLVMVGAGIEAPTFDPNRMLLNELSVCGSFVYDEGGFEAALALLASDGFPLDLLLEPDDAPLDRLVDTMTALARGDLAAKAMVVPPRAARRLGAPR
- a CDS encoding CoA ester lyase, with the translated sequence MTSALRPRRSALYMPGANERALEKAKGLPADALILDLEDAVAPDAKADARDRVCAAVRSGEYGAKELTIRINGLGTEWHDADLAAAAAAGPHGIVVPKVDSADEVRALVAALDAAGAPDHTALWAMLETPRAVLSAADIAAASPRLTVLVMGTNDLAKELHAQHVPGREPLRYGLQACLVAARSAGKVILDGVYNDVKDDEGFRAECVEGRRFGFDGKTLIHPSQVEPCNDVFAPDESEVASAQEIIAAFEEATAAGRGVVTVNGRMIENLHVEDARRVLAQAEAIVALDA
- a CDS encoding MaoC family dehydratase, producing MTVIDRPFGRHFEDFEVGDVYRHWPGKTITEADDHLFCMITMNHHPTHTNNWYAENESPMGRPLVVGNLVYSLVLGMSVPDVSGAAIANLEVESLKHAKPTFHGDTIYAVTRVLDKKETSDGRRGIVTVETKGINQRREEVCEFRRRVMVWRREFAPERGLPYGDDVFAADEG